One genomic segment of Desulfocapsa sulfexigens DSM 10523 includes these proteins:
- a CDS encoding MORN repeat-containing protein, giving the protein MKKILVAVCSLMILAGQSFGGCVEGDCVNGDGTYEWSDGTRYTGSIRNKAPDGRGSMLYPDGGEYTGEMKAGERSGKGDMKFPDGKIYKGEWANNLMNGQGTMDWLDGRKYTGEWLDGMQHGQGRLSYPDGKVKEGEWEDGDLLD; this is encoded by the coding sequence ATGAAAAAAATTCTTGTGGCTGTCTGTTCGTTGATGATACTGGCTGGTCAGAGTTTTGGCGGCTGCGTTGAGGGTGATTGCGTGAATGGTGATGGAACCTATGAGTGGTCAGATGGGACACGCTATACAGGAAGTATACGCAATAAGGCCCCAGATGGGAGAGGATCCATGCTCTATCCTGACGGCGGCGAATATACAGGAGAGATGAAGGCTGGAGAGCGCAGTGGAAAAGGGGATATGAAATTTCCTGACGGGAAAATATATAAGGGTGAGTGGGCCAATAATCTGATGAATGGCCAGGGAACCATGGACTGGCTCGATGGCAGGAAATATACAGGGGAATGGCTGGATGGTATGCAACATGGTCAGGGACGCTTAAGTTACCCCGACGGAAAGGTGAAGGAAGGTGAGTGGGAAGATGGTGATCTGCTCGATTGA
- a CDS encoding OFA family MFS transporter: METHCTVASAGKGKRFQVLIGAILVQLILGTVYGYSIFWEPLTSNIFPPIITEAQQTFQINDGTFVEDTIVVADTTAVKIELAKQQGILKYAFSICILSFAAVMVIAGRVQDIQGPRVPAIIGGLLMGSGFIYAGLMTNAIVFYLAHAFFAGIVTLLILMLFHTFFGHAHEESVIVRYAPMGIMTTCIVASVMLGNQYVGKVAEMDRLLLLWGTIGFMAGAGIGFAYVCPIAALMKWFPDHKGLVSGIAVAGFGLGAYLFSQKWGALGYIGKQGIFPFFIIHGIICIVGVTAGALLLSNPPSTHPAAKKTALADSKWQQTLKDPAFYLLWLMFFSGAMAGLMVIGIIKVFAGEQLVSAAMETGAALNASEISALMLKGSLAVGLLAIFNAVGRIVWGFISDRIGRTAAFVAMFLLQAGIMFFLAGMKTEASLSIGAALVGFNFGGNFALFPSATADFFGAKNLGANYGWVFTSYGIAGVVGIAAGNFAKVMTGSYAAAFTLAAILCLLSAGLAIVLQVLQKKKAAIEG; encoded by the coding sequence ATGGAAACTCACTGCACCGTTGCTTCAGCTGGCAAAGGAAAACGTTTTCAGGTTTTGATTGGAGCAATCCTGGTTCAACTTATACTCGGTACGGTCTACGGCTACTCTATATTCTGGGAGCCACTGACCTCCAACATTTTTCCACCCATCATCACAGAAGCGCAGCAAACATTTCAAATCAATGACGGGACTTTTGTAGAAGACACCATTGTTGTTGCAGACACCACCGCAGTCAAGATAGAGCTGGCAAAGCAGCAGGGCATACTAAAATATGCCTTCTCAATCTGTATTTTAAGCTTTGCTGCCGTCATGGTCATTGCGGGACGGGTTCAGGATATTCAGGGTCCAAGAGTTCCCGCAATTATCGGTGGACTTCTGATGGGTAGCGGTTTCATCTATGCCGGTCTGATGACAAACGCCATTGTTTTTTACCTGGCCCATGCCTTTTTCGCAGGTATTGTAACATTGCTCATCCTTATGCTTTTTCACACTTTTTTTGGTCACGCCCATGAGGAATCGGTTATAGTCCGTTACGCTCCCATGGGTATAATGACCACCTGCATTGTTGCCAGTGTCATGCTCGGAAACCAGTACGTCGGCAAGGTTGCAGAAATGGACAGGCTTCTTCTGCTGTGGGGGACTATCGGTTTTATGGCCGGGGCCGGAATCGGCTTTGCCTATGTCTGTCCCATTGCAGCTTTGATGAAATGGTTCCCGGATCACAAAGGTTTGGTAAGTGGCATTGCTGTTGCCGGATTTGGTCTTGGCGCCTATCTCTTCAGCCAGAAATGGGGAGCACTTGGCTATATCGGGAAACAGGGAATATTTCCCTTCTTTATTATACACGGGATTATCTGTATAGTCGGCGTTACTGCCGGTGCACTTCTTCTTTCCAACCCTCCATCAACACACCCCGCAGCAAAAAAAACTGCTTTGGCAGATTCAAAATGGCAGCAAACTCTTAAAGATCCCGCGTTTTATCTCCTCTGGTTGATGTTTTTCAGTGGTGCCATGGCAGGACTCATGGTCATTGGAATTATCAAAGTCTTTGCCGGAGAACAACTGGTAAGTGCGGCCATGGAGACGGGAGCTGCCTTAAATGCTTCTGAAATAAGCGCGTTAATGTTGAAAGGCTCTCTGGCGGTTGGCCTACTGGCAATATTTAACGCAGTTGGCAGGATAGTCTGGGGGTTTATCTCAGATCGGATTGGCCGTACCGCTGCTTTTGTTGCTATGTTTCTTCTTCAGGCAGGCATTATGTTTTTCCTCGCTGGAATGAAGACAGAGGCATCGCTGAGCATTGGCGCCGCATTGGTCGGGTTTAATTTTGGGGGAAATTTCGCCCTGTTCCCTTCCGCCACCGCAGACTTTTTTGGCGCCAAAAACCTTGGTGCCAATTATGGCTGGGTTTTTACGTCCTATGGAATTGCCGGGGTGGTCGGCATTGCAGCTGGAAATTTTGCAAAAGTTATGACTGGCAGCTATGCTGCGGCATTCACCCTTGCCGCAATTCTCTGCCTGCTCTCCGCAGGACTTGCAATAGTCTTACAGGTCCTGCAGAAAAAGAAAGCAGCGATTGAGGGATAA
- the trxA gene encoding thioredoxin, with product MNSLIITCPSCGTKNRIPTSKQHLSPKCGKCGKQIPVSPQAIPVELGDADFQTFIAKSSLPVMVDFYSPTCGPCKAIAPLITKLSKDYLGKVIIAKIDTSSNPGTAMHYKIRGVPSLLFFKNGRMVDQIVGAPPEAQLRQKLNAMG from the coding sequence GTGAACAGCCTGATTATCACCTGTCCATCCTGTGGAACAAAGAATAGAATTCCCACCAGCAAGCAGCATCTTTCACCAAAATGCGGCAAGTGTGGCAAACAGATCCCCGTTTCCCCTCAGGCCATTCCAGTGGAACTTGGTGATGCAGATTTTCAAACATTTATTGCAAAATCCTCATTACCCGTCATGGTTGATTTCTATTCGCCCACGTGTGGTCCGTGCAAAGCAATTGCACCTCTTATCACAAAACTATCAAAGGACTATCTCGGTAAAGTTATTATTGCTAAAATTGACACTTCCAGCAACCCTGGAACTGCCATGCATTACAAGATTCGTGGAGTACCAAGCCTTCTGTTTTTCAAAAATGGCAGGATGGTTGATCAGATCGTTGGTGCTCCACCGGAAGCTCAGCTTCGTCAAAAACTCAATGCCATGGGCTAA
- a CDS encoding alginate O-acetyltransferase AlgX-related protein, which yields MTQNPIVSKLVDFLIIALFLGALLSPSVLWLVEKDVFYSDVEKRTLQSFPKIDSLHSISTFTRSFDSYFQDHFGLREWLIHRYQREAQKRFGISGVADVVEGNDGWLYLSSGNILNDLKGKIQFSEKEKKVFWHHLIEQEKWLKELGIAYIFLVAPNKQTIYPEYLPEHYQSSLKPSRLDRLLAKKPDHGGENLLDVRSRLQREKDQTQLYFKSDTHWNAHGAFLAYQAVMERSQIVFPEIQALKNIHLKPHWADMSDGDLAVMMGGKDTIREQRPVLDTSDFTATPMKLSKETADIIPSPLLQTLHTIKKDRPLRVLVLHDSFFNILKPYISESFGEVLYVTRYRNGATMQLFNQSTLQDLVALYKPDIVIEELVERNLQRFLPAIAEGDQKNN from the coding sequence ATGACCCAAAATCCGATAGTTTCAAAGCTTGTTGATTTTCTGATCATTGCTCTCTTCCTTGGAGCCCTGCTGAGCCCTTCTGTCCTGTGGCTGGTTGAGAAAGATGTTTTTTATTCAGATGTGGAAAAAAGGACATTACAGTCTTTTCCCAAGATAGACAGCCTGCACTCAATCAGCACATTCACCCGCTCTTTCGACTCCTACTTTCAGGATCATTTTGGCCTGCGCGAATGGTTGATTCACCGCTACCAGCGTGAAGCACAAAAACGTTTTGGCATAAGTGGCGTAGCCGATGTTGTCGAAGGGAATGATGGCTGGCTCTACCTCTCATCTGGTAATATTCTGAATGACCTTAAAGGAAAAATTCAATTCTCAGAAAAGGAAAAAAAGGTATTCTGGCATCATTTAATCGAGCAGGAAAAGTGGTTAAAAGAATTGGGGATCGCCTACATTTTCCTGGTTGCTCCCAATAAACAGACGATCTACCCGGAGTACCTTCCAGAACATTACCAGTCTTCTCTAAAACCAAGCCGTCTTGACAGACTCCTTGCGAAAAAACCTGACCACGGAGGAGAGAATCTGCTTGATGTCAGATCGCGCCTGCAACGGGAAAAAGACCAAACTCAGCTATACTTTAAAAGCGACACCCATTGGAATGCCCATGGCGCATTCCTTGCCTACCAGGCAGTAATGGAACGGAGCCAAATCGTCTTTCCCGAAATCCAGGCACTAAAAAACATCCATTTAAAACCTCATTGGGCAGATATGTCCGATGGAGACCTGGCGGTAATGATGGGTGGAAAGGATACCATAAGAGAACAACGTCCCGTACTTGACACCAGCGACTTCACTGCAACACCAATGAAACTGAGTAAAGAGACTGCAGATATCATCCCTTCACCACTACTGCAGACCTTGCACACCATAAAAAAAGACAGACCACTACGTGTTCTTGTTCTGCATGACTCCTTCTTTAATATTCTCAAACCCTATATCTCTGAAAGCTTTGGAGAAGTCTTATATGTAACGCGCTATAGAAATGGTGCAACAATGCAATTATTCAATCAAAGCACTCTCCAAGACCTGGTGGCTCTCTACAAACCCGACATTGTAATTGAAGAACTCGTTGAGAGAAACCTGCAGCGTTTCCTCCCGGCAATAGCGGAGGGTGATCAAAAAAACAACTGA
- a CDS encoding mechanosensitive ion channel family protein has protein sequence MELTFFSQLDSFLRGFPLLHEYDLLERLVIVCIYAVLAKVFDLLLIRSLRKLAKKTRMHFDDFLVDFFHRPFLATVILIGVLHACSVEPALPQSAAWIIPNGSKTLILMVWCAALSRSLSRTSLEAASRILGGRHIDPDIFLLFKNVSRILVLFFTILWILLIWQVNLSPLFASAGIVGIAIALAAKDTLANFFGGISVFMDRAYKVGEYIIIESGERGEVVEVGIRSTKILTRDDVMITVPNGIMANSKIINESAPQPRFRIRLDIGVAYGTDLDMVENLLLRVADENNQVVKQPAPRVRLRAFGDSAVNFQLLLWVRDPREKGRQTHLLLKEVYRVFNENNVSIPFPQRDVYLREQKVES, from the coding sequence ATGGAACTCACTTTTTTTTCCCAGCTCGACTCTTTTCTTCGTGGATTTCCACTCCTCCATGAATATGACCTGCTTGAGAGGTTGGTCATCGTCTGTATCTATGCCGTACTTGCAAAGGTTTTTGATCTGTTGCTTATACGCTCCCTGCGAAAGCTGGCAAAGAAAACCAGGATGCATTTCGATGATTTTCTGGTCGATTTTTTTCACAGACCCTTTCTTGCCACCGTCATTCTTATAGGAGTCCTCCATGCCTGCTCGGTGGAACCGGCACTTCCACAATCAGCTGCATGGATAATTCCCAACGGAAGTAAAACACTTATCCTTATGGTCTGGTGTGCTGCTCTCTCCAGAAGTCTCAGTAGAACCAGTCTTGAAGCAGCGAGCAGGATACTTGGAGGGAGGCATATTGATCCTGATATATTCCTTCTTTTTAAAAATGTTTCAAGGATTCTTGTCCTGTTCTTTACCATCCTGTGGATTCTCCTTATCTGGCAGGTAAATCTTTCCCCTCTTTTTGCATCAGCGGGAATAGTAGGAATCGCCATAGCTCTTGCCGCCAAGGATACACTGGCCAATTTTTTTGGTGGCATTTCCGTTTTTATGGATCGGGCGTATAAGGTTGGTGAGTATATTATTATTGAGTCCGGTGAGCGCGGTGAGGTCGTGGAGGTTGGTATCCGGTCAACAAAGATTCTGACTCGTGATGATGTTATGATTACTGTTCCAAACGGTATTATGGCCAATTCAAAGATCATCAATGAATCTGCACCCCAACCGAGATTCAGGATACGTCTCGATATTGGTGTTGCCTACGGGACGGATCTTGACATGGTGGAAAATCTGCTTTTGCGGGTTGCCGATGAAAACAATCAGGTGGTGAAGCAACCTGCACCACGGGTAAGGCTGAGAGCATTCGGGGATTCCGCTGTGAACTTTCAGCTACTTCTCTGGGTTCGAGACCCCCGGGAAAAAGGGCGACAGACCCATCTGCTGTTAAAGGAGGTATATCGCGTCTTTAACGAGAATAATGTGTCCATACCCTTTCCACAGCGTGATGTGTATCTCAGGGAGCAGAAAGTAGAGAGTTGA
- a CDS encoding L,D-transpeptidase family protein has product MRFPLLVLTLLISLIVLAAQGFATESMIPSSDKSQNAYRRVAPTLIRTMQKKGLSLGDPVFIRIFKQEKTLEVWIRQGLTYTLFKSYSICHHSGDIGPKIREGDKQSPEGFYTVGADQLNPNSSYHLSFNLGFPNEYDRSHNRTGSLLMIHGRCSSAGCFAMTNFRMDEIYAIVESAIIAGQSQVPVHIFPFKMTPKKMAAHRNSKWIAFWENIKEGYDYFEGHHAPPVVVVQDKRYQFITFRPLLFGGTLPPPVPRLTVATMKRSFKLQETPVPSETSPKRQHQLLAKVDRTTPSAPNLLGQGD; this is encoded by the coding sequence ATGCGATTCCCTTTATTGGTACTCACTCTCCTCATTTCACTCATCGTTCTGGCTGCCCAAGGGTTTGCTACAGAAAGTATGATCCCCTCCAGTGACAAATCACAAAACGCATACCGACGAGTAGCCCCTACACTCATCCGGACAATGCAAAAGAAAGGGCTCTCTCTGGGTGATCCGGTTTTTATCAGAATTTTCAAGCAGGAAAAAACTCTGGAGGTATGGATCCGACAGGGACTCACTTACACTCTGTTCAAATCCTACTCCATTTGCCACCATTCAGGGGATATTGGACCAAAGATACGAGAGGGAGACAAACAGAGTCCGGAAGGATTCTATACCGTAGGTGCAGACCAGTTGAATCCAAATTCCAGTTACCACCTTTCCTTCAATCTCGGCTTCCCGAACGAATATGACAGAAGTCATAACCGCACTGGCAGTTTATTGATGATTCATGGCCGCTGTTCTTCTGCTGGCTGTTTTGCCATGACCAATTTTCGCATGGATGAAATCTATGCCATTGTGGAATCAGCCATTATTGCCGGACAGAGTCAGGTACCGGTACATATCTTCCCATTCAAGATGACCCCGAAAAAAATGGCTGCACATAGGAATTCAAAATGGATTGCTTTCTGGGAGAACATCAAGGAGGGGTACGACTACTTTGAGGGACACCATGCGCCCCCGGTGGTCGTAGTTCAGGATAAACGCTATCAATTTATCACATTCCGACCACTGCTCTTTGGTGGCACTCTTCCTCCTCCCGTGCCACGTCTTACAGTTGCTACGATGAAGAGGAGTTTCAAACTCCAGGAGACTCCTGTTCCTTCTGAGACTTCCCCAAAACGACAGCATCAATTGCTTGCAAAGGTTGACAGGACTACTCCTTCTGCTCCAAACCTTCTAGGTCAAGGAGACTGA
- a CDS encoding sigma-54-dependent transcriptional regulator: protein MYSILVVDDEPNYLIVLSELLRDEGFEVFTASSGTDGIAQVAEVDLDLVITDMQMPGMDGLQLLEKVKENNPNLPVIMITAFAEVEKAVAAMQAGAYNYLSKPFSNDELLVNINKAVHHYALLRENSRLRQEMLERTGYSGMVGKSRHMQQMYELIEKVAPTPSSVLITGESGTGKELVAKAIHYNSPRADKPFITVNCAALAENLLESELFGHEKGAFTGAVAMRKGRFELADGGTLFLDEIGEIPLALQAKLLRAIQEKCFERVGGTNTLHVDVRIVSATNREIREEVSSGNFREDLYYRLNVIHLALPALRERQDDIPLLVNYFVKSVTDRLGKKDLSITKEAMRLLVSLPWEGNVRELENTIERAAILCDDNEIRADDVQPESLGNDKQKVFGRDLDLSKVIPPGAGLNDVLYAIEDRMLNQALDETGHVQARAAEMLGITKSLLQYKMKKYGIKKKKG, encoded by the coding sequence ATGTACTCAATACTTGTTGTTGATGATGAGCCCAATTACCTCATAGTTCTCTCGGAACTCCTTCGTGACGAAGGATTTGAAGTTTTTACTGCTTCCTCCGGTACGGACGGTATAGCACAGGTGGCGGAAGTCGATCTTGATCTCGTTATTACCGATATGCAGATGCCGGGTATGGACGGTCTGCAACTGTTAGAGAAGGTCAAAGAGAACAACCCCAACCTGCCGGTTATCATGATAACCGCCTTTGCTGAGGTTGAAAAGGCCGTTGCTGCAATGCAGGCAGGTGCTTACAACTATCTCTCCAAACCGTTCTCCAATGATGAATTGCTCGTAAATATCAATAAAGCGGTTCACCATTATGCTCTTCTTCGCGAAAACAGCAGGCTGCGCCAGGAGATGCTGGAGCGTACCGGTTATTCCGGAATGGTGGGAAAGAGCAGACATATGCAGCAGATGTACGAGTTGATTGAAAAGGTGGCCCCCACACCATCTTCGGTTTTGATTACCGGGGAGAGTGGTACCGGTAAGGAACTGGTGGCTAAGGCGATTCACTATAACAGCCCTCGTGCCGACAAGCCTTTTATCACTGTAAACTGTGCGGCCCTTGCCGAGAACCTTCTTGAGAGTGAGCTGTTTGGACATGAAAAAGGTGCCTTTACCGGTGCTGTGGCCATGCGTAAGGGACGTTTTGAACTGGCAGATGGTGGTACACTTTTTCTGGATGAAATCGGAGAGATTCCACTGGCTCTCCAGGCAAAACTACTCCGTGCCATTCAGGAAAAATGTTTTGAACGGGTCGGTGGTACCAATACATTGCATGTTGATGTACGAATAGTCAGTGCTACCAACCGGGAAATACGGGAAGAAGTAAGCAGTGGAAATTTCCGCGAAGATCTGTACTATCGTCTGAATGTCATTCACCTGGCATTACCAGCCCTGAGAGAACGTCAGGATGATATTCCCTTGCTGGTGAACTACTTTGTAAAATCTGTGACCGATCGTCTTGGAAAAAAAGATCTCAGCATCACCAAGGAGGCCATGCGTCTTCTTGTGAGTCTTCCCTGGGAGGGAAATGTCAGAGAGCTCGAGAATACAATAGAGCGCGCCGCTATTCTCTGTGATGATAATGAAATCAGAGCGGATGATGTACAGCCGGAATCACTCGGCAATGACAAACAGAAGGTCTTTGGTCGCGATCTTGATCTCAGTAAAGTCATTCCCCCTGGTGCTGGACTTAATGATGTCCTCTATGCCATAGAGGACAGAATGCTGAACCAGGCACTGGATGAGACCGGGCATGTTCAGGCCAGAGCTGCCGAGATGTTGGGGATTACCAAGAGTTTGTTACAGTATAAAATGAAAAAATATGGAATTAAAAAGAAGAAAGGGTGA
- a CDS encoding FlgO family outer membrane protein, translating into MKPLYQILLIVLLTPLLSSCSSLNCTRLETLLGADIDLINLGNKITDDLSSSAMPPLRPRHPEDAVLTSTFVDLDNLESTSQMGRLLQSHIGARLVQLGYTVKEVNLRNTMKITPADGETILSRDLSQITPEQPVQAILVGTYSINNRTLYITAKLIHPVSRNIISAQSYKLCMDDNLLAMFNLQRQTHNQDNNIDQPSESLIDKIFY; encoded by the coding sequence ATGAAACCTCTCTACCAGATCCTCCTCATTGTGTTGCTTACTCCTCTGCTTTCCAGCTGCTCATCATTAAACTGTACACGTCTGGAGACTCTCCTTGGTGCCGATATTGACCTGATCAATCTGGGGAACAAGATCACCGACGACCTCAGTAGTTCTGCCATGCCTCCATTGCGACCACGACATCCCGAAGACGCAGTTCTCACCTCAACATTCGTGGATCTTGACAACCTGGAGAGCACATCACAGATGGGTCGCTTACTGCAGAGCCACATAGGGGCACGACTGGTCCAGCTCGGCTACACGGTAAAGGAAGTGAATCTCCGCAATACCATGAAAATCACTCCGGCCGATGGGGAAACAATACTTTCGAGGGATCTCTCCCAAATCACCCCAGAGCAGCCGGTTCAGGCAATCCTGGTTGGAACCTATTCGATAAACAACCGTACATTATACATAACGGCAAAACTGATACATCCGGTGAGCAGAAACATCATTTCAGCTCAAAGCTACAAACTCTGCATGGATGATAATCTGCTTGCCATGTTTAATCTGCAGCGACAGACTCATAATCAAGACAACAACATTGACCAGCCATCTGAGTCGTTAATAGATAAAATTTTCTATTAA
- the proC gene encoding pyrroline-5-carboxylate reductase: MKHTIGFIGGGQMGEALIRGLIDSGLYQANAISVAEPNQERRTYISDTYGIQGFANSEQLWKNSATILLAVKPQIMAKVLAASKDFVSPDHLIITIAAGLPISFYEQALGRDDCKIIRVMPNTPALILEAASGFSGNKNTGPDDLLRCEEILNKIGKSVPLDESLLDAVTGLSGSGPAYVFTFADAMIDAGIKAGLPRPTAETLALQTILGSVKLLIESKKHPAELRAMVTSPGGTTIAAQHILERSGFKGIVMDAIEAAVNRSKELGKTD; encoded by the coding sequence ATGAAACATACAATTGGATTTATTGGTGGCGGGCAAATGGGTGAAGCCCTGATTCGCGGACTTATTGACTCCGGTCTTTACCAGGCCAATGCGATATCCGTTGCAGAGCCAAACCAAGAACGCCGTACTTATATCTCTGACACTTACGGCATTCAGGGATTTGCCAACAGTGAACAACTCTGGAAAAACTCTGCTACTATACTTCTTGCCGTAAAACCTCAGATCATGGCGAAGGTCCTCGCTGCAAGTAAAGACTTTGTCAGCCCCGACCATCTGATTATCACCATTGCAGCCGGCCTTCCTATCTCCTTCTACGAACAGGCACTTGGGCGTGATGACTGTAAAATCATACGGGTCATGCCAAACACTCCTGCCCTGATTCTCGAAGCCGCATCGGGTTTCAGTGGCAATAAAAACACAGGCCCCGACGACCTGCTCCGTTGTGAGGAAATCCTGAACAAAATCGGAAAATCCGTCCCCCTCGATGAGTCATTACTTGATGCTGTAACCGGACTTTCGGGATCAGGACCCGCCTATGTTTTCACCTTTGCAGATGCCATGATAGACGCGGGAATCAAGGCAGGACTGCCGAGACCCACAGCCGAAACACTTGCCCTCCAAACTATTCTGGGCTCCGTAAAACTTCTCATTGAGAGCAAAAAGCATCCTGCCGAATTACGAGCCATGGTCACATCCCCGGGTGGAACCACGATTGCTGCACAACACATTCTTGAACGCAGCGGATTCAAGGGAATCGTTATGGATGCCATAGAAGCCGCAGTCAACCGCTCCAAAGAGCTCGGGAAAACTGACTGA
- a CDS encoding PHP domain-containing protein: MNERQDCQEQAFRKLPEQFTIAQTGSSVYSLLRYSLILRSYKKLFSSFCPFMSIDLHTHSWFSDGTKSPTELVQLALRSGVSALSITDHDTMDGVSEGLTAGVEYGIEVVPGLEVSAVHKKKALHILGYYLDPAHPELTAALSVLQKARDGRNEKIIHKLQGLGVPATVTELKEISGYGQTGRPHIAKLLMKHGLVRSVPQAFDEYLKKDGKAYVARFAYSAEEAIGLIVRAGGIAVLAHPIQVDKTLTILSTLLPVLKSYGLAGIETFYPTQKKKVRQRIRILAEENDLLLTGGSDYHGDIRPGTRLAGGNNVHVPPELLDKMKIWLGRQPSIN, translated from the coding sequence GTGAATGAAAGACAGGACTGTCAAGAGCAGGCTTTCCGGAAGTTGCCGGAGCAGTTCACTATTGCCCAAACAGGAAGCAGTGTATATAGTCTACTGCGTTATTCTTTGATTTTACGAAGTTATAAAAAATTGTTCAGCTCTTTCTGCCCCTTTATGTCCATTGATCTTCATACCCATTCCTGGTTTTCAGACGGGACTAAAAGTCCGACGGAACTGGTGCAGCTTGCGTTACGCAGTGGGGTTTCGGCGCTTTCCATTACTGATCACGACACAATGGATGGCGTGAGTGAAGGACTGACTGCCGGTGTGGAATACGGAATTGAGGTGGTACCTGGTCTTGAGGTGAGCGCTGTTCATAAAAAGAAAGCTTTGCATATTCTCGGATATTACCTGGATCCCGCTCACCCTGAACTTACCGCAGCTCTTTCTGTCTTGCAGAAGGCAAGAGATGGGCGCAATGAAAAAATCATTCACAAGTTACAGGGATTAGGTGTCCCTGCGACGGTAACGGAATTAAAGGAGATCTCGGGCTACGGTCAAACCGGTCGTCCCCATATTGCCAAATTGTTGATGAAACATGGTTTGGTGCGGTCTGTACCACAAGCCTTTGATGAGTATCTTAAAAAAGATGGAAAGGCGTATGTGGCACGCTTTGCTTACAGTGCTGAAGAGGCCATTGGTCTTATTGTGCGTGCCGGAGGAATTGCTGTGCTTGCCCATCCCATCCAGGTTGATAAAACTCTTACAATCCTTTCGACGCTGCTGCCTGTCTTGAAATCCTATGGTCTTGCCGGGATTGAAACATTTTATCCAACGCAGAAAAAGAAAGTGCGGCAACGAATCAGGATACTGGCAGAGGAAAATGATCTGCTGCTCACCGGAGGCAGTGACTATCACGGAGACATTCGTCCTGGGACCCGACTGGCAGGTGGCAATAACGTACATGTTCCTCCGGAGCTTCTCGATAAAATGAAAATATGGCTTGGCAGGCAACCTTCTATTAACTGA
- a CDS encoding Trm112 family protein, which translates to MISQELLDILACPKCKEAVVLNETKDGLLCEKCGLLYEIRDDIPVMLIDEAVPLAPKE; encoded by the coding sequence ATGATTAGTCAGGAACTACTGGATATTCTAGCCTGCCCTAAATGTAAGGAAGCTGTGGTGTTGAATGAGACAAAGGATGGACTCCTGTGTGAAAAATGCGGCCTGCTTTATGAAATAAGGGATGATATCCCGGTGATGCTTATCGATGAGGCAGTGCCTCTTGCACCGAAGGAATAA
- a CDS encoding NAD(+)/NADH kinase → MTQLSEAFRTNLTLSLRHAGIVLKKNYSPAAELAQKIAKKLAKHGIAVTIDGFSDDLDVLIVVGGDGTLLHVADQAARYSVPVLGINMGYLGFLTERTEEEAFAAVDELIAGAVTIENRMMLKASLNKDGKTGNSRYALNDVVINKGTTDRVLELSTRADQEYITTYKADGLIFSTPTGSTAYNLSAGGPLVYPGVATMLVTPICPFMLGSRPMLLPAHSRLRTYLEAGRSYKAQIIVDGQPVWDMDEKDTLEIEAAKHCLRLIISPDRDYFAILRNKLHWGMR, encoded by the coding sequence ATGACTCAACTTTCAGAAGCCTTTCGCACAAACCTCACTCTTTCACTCAGGCATGCTGGAATCGTCTTAAAAAAGAACTATTCCCCCGCAGCTGAGCTTGCTCAGAAGATTGCAAAAAAACTGGCAAAACACGGTATTGCGGTTACCATCGACGGCTTCAGTGACGATCTCGATGTCCTTATTGTCGTCGGAGGTGACGGCACTCTTTTGCACGTCGCCGACCAGGCCGCGCGTTACTCCGTTCCGGTGCTTGGAATTAACATGGGATATCTTGGGTTTCTAACGGAGAGAACCGAGGAAGAGGCATTTGCAGCGGTGGATGAGCTGATAGCCGGGGCAGTTACCATTGAAAATCGGATGATGCTGAAGGCATCGCTCAATAAAGACGGCAAAACAGGAAATTCCCGATACGCATTAAACGATGTTGTCATCAATAAAGGAACAACTGACCGGGTTCTTGAGCTTTCAACACGGGCGGATCAGGAATACATCACAACCTATAAGGCAGACGGCCTTATCTTCTCCACCCCCACCGGATCAACGGCGTATAACCTTTCCGCCGGCGGCCCCCTGGTATATCCGGGAGTGGCCACCATGCTGGTAACTCCCATCTGCCCATTTATGCTTGGATCCCGGCCCATGCTGTTGCCCGCACACAGCCGGCTGCGGACATACCTTGAAGCCGGACGTTCCTATAAGGCTCAAATCATTGTTGACGGACAGCCGGTCTGGGACATGGATGAAAAGGACACTCTTGAGATTGAGGCAGCAAAACACTGCCTGCGCCTCATTATTTCTCCGGATCGCGATTATTTTGCAATCCTGCGCAATAAGCTGCATTGGGGCATGAGATGA